From Streptomyces sp. TLI_053, a single genomic window includes:
- a CDS encoding DUF397 domain-containing protein → MYGRASSMDDLHSVTWRKSSHSAQAGQCIEVSGSLPGLTPVRDSKDPSGPTLVFPASEFAAFIDAVRAGEFGTI, encoded by the coding sequence ATGTACGGAAGGGCTTCGAGCATGGATGATCTACACAGTGTCACTTGGCGCAAGAGTTCCCACAGCGCTCAGGCGGGACAGTGCATCGAGGTGTCAGGTAGCCTCCCGGGCCTTACCCCGGTCCGCGACTCCAAGGATCCCTCTGGTCCGACGCTTGTCTTTCCCGCGTCGGAGTTCGCGGCGTTCATCGATGCCGTGCGCGCTGGGGAGTTCGGCACCATCTGA
- a CDS encoding aldehyde dehydrogenase family protein: MSYLSELALQYIDGEWREGSGSWDIVDVDPFTGDKLASITVATVDEVDQAYRAAATAQKEWAATNPYTRRLVFERALRILEDREQEITRDIMAELGGTAVKAWFELSLTKDMLREAMQLSLRAEGRLLPSPVDGKENRLYRLPVGVVGVISPFNFPLFLSMKAVAPALALGNGVVLKPHQETPVVGGTLIAKIFEEAGLPAGLLNVVITDIAEIGDAFIEHPLAKVISFTGSDKVGRHVATVAASHFKRTVLELGGNSALIVLDDADIDYAVDAAVFSRFVHQGQVCMAANRVLVDRSVAEEFTRKFVAKVATLKVGDPRDPATHIGPLINPVQADAISAQVDQAVADGATALLRGTTVGSLMDPVVLGGLPAGAPILQRELFGPVVLVVEFDGEDEAVRIANDTPFGLSGAVHTADVERGVRVAQRIETGMIHVNDGTIADEPVVPFGGEKNSGVGRLNGESTVDAFTTVKWISIQHGRSRFPF, from the coding sequence ATGTCGTACCTTTCCGAGTTGGCGCTGCAGTACATCGACGGCGAGTGGCGCGAGGGCAGCGGCTCCTGGGACATCGTCGACGTCGACCCCTTCACCGGGGACAAGCTCGCGAGCATCACCGTGGCCACCGTCGACGAGGTCGACCAGGCCTACCGGGCCGCGGCGACGGCGCAGAAGGAATGGGCGGCCACCAACCCCTACACCCGGCGGCTGGTCTTCGAGCGCGCGCTGCGGATCCTGGAGGACCGCGAGCAGGAGATCACCCGGGACATCATGGCCGAGCTCGGCGGCACCGCCGTCAAGGCCTGGTTCGAACTCTCCCTCACCAAGGACATGCTGCGCGAGGCGATGCAGCTGTCCCTGCGGGCCGAGGGACGGCTGCTGCCCTCGCCGGTGGACGGCAAGGAGAACCGGCTCTACCGGCTGCCGGTCGGCGTCGTCGGGGTGATCAGCCCGTTCAACTTCCCGCTGTTCCTGTCGATGAAGGCCGTCGCCCCGGCGCTGGCGCTCGGCAACGGCGTGGTGCTCAAGCCGCACCAGGAGACCCCGGTGGTCGGCGGCACCCTGATCGCCAAGATCTTCGAGGAGGCCGGACTTCCGGCCGGCCTGCTGAACGTCGTGATCACCGACATCGCCGAGATCGGTGACGCGTTCATCGAGCACCCGCTCGCCAAGGTGATCTCCTTCACCGGCTCCGACAAGGTCGGCCGGCACGTCGCCACCGTCGCCGCCTCCCACTTCAAGCGGACCGTGCTGGAGCTCGGCGGCAACAGCGCGCTGATCGTGCTGGACGACGCCGACATCGACTACGCCGTGGACGCGGCCGTGTTCAGCCGCTTCGTGCACCAGGGCCAGGTCTGCATGGCCGCCAACCGGGTGCTCGTCGACCGCAGCGTCGCCGAGGAGTTCACCCGGAAATTCGTCGCCAAGGTCGCCACCCTGAAGGTCGGCGACCCGAGGGACCCGGCCACCCACATCGGCCCGCTGATCAACCCGGTCCAGGCCGACGCGATCTCCGCACAGGTGGACCAGGCCGTCGCCGACGGCGCGACCGCGCTGCTGCGCGGCACCACCGTCGGCAGCCTGATGGACCCGGTCGTGCTCGGCGGCCTGCCCGCCGGCGCGCCGATCCTGCAGCGCGAGCTGTTCGGCCCGGTGGTGCTGGTGGTCGAGTTCGACGGCGAGGACGAGGCGGTGCGGATAGCCAACGACACGCCGTTCGGGCTGAGCGGCGCGGTGCACACCGCCGACGTCGAGCGCGGGGTGCGGGTCGCGCAGCGGATCGAGACCGGCATGATCCACGTCAACGACGGGACCATCGCGGACGAGCCCGTGGTGCCCTTCGGCGGCGAGAAGAACTCGGGCGTCGGCCGGCTGAACGGCGAGTCCACGGTGGACGCCTTCACCACGGTGAAGTGGATCTCGATCCAGCACGGGCGCAGCCGCTTCCCGTTCTGA